Below is a genomic region from Salmo salar chromosome ssa11, Ssal_v3.1, whole genome shotgun sequence.
ctggtaggctcgggcagacactgggcagctcgcagctgtgcttccctttgtagtctgtaatagtttgcaagcactGCCTAATCCGATGAGCGtctgagccggtgtagtacgattcaatctttgtcctgtattgatgctttgcctgtttgatggttcgtctgatttcttataagcgtccggattagagtcccactccttgaaagcggcagctcttccCTTTAGCTCAGAActgatgttgtctgtaatccatggcttctggttgggttatgtacgtacggtcactgtggggacgacgttgtcaatgcacttattgctgaagccagtgactgatgtgatgtactcctcaatgtcattggaagaatcccagaacacattccagtctctgctagcaaaacagccctgtagcttagcatctgcgtcatttGACCACatctttattgaccgagtcacttgtgcttcctgctttggtttttgcttgtaagcaggaatcagtaggatagagttatggtcagatttgccaaatggagggtgagggagagctttgtatgtgtctctgtgtgtgtagtaaaggtggtctagagttttttttcccacactggttgcacatttaacatgttggtagaaatgaggtaaaacggatttaagtttgactgcattaaagtccccggccactaggagcacctctggatgagcattttcctgtttgcttatggccttatacagctcattgagtgcggacttagtgtcagcatcggtttgtggtggtaactaAACAGCTACGAAATATATAgataaaactctcttggtaaatagtgtggtctacagcttatcatgagatactctacctcagatgagcacaacctcaagacttccttaatattagacacagaccgccaccccttgccttactggaggcagctgttctatcttgctgcTGAAGCGTAAACCACGCCAGCTGTATTTTAtccatgtcgttgttcagccacgactcggtgaaacataagatattacagtttttaacgtcccgttggtaggatattcgagTTTGTAGCTCGTCTAttttttgttatccaatgattgcacgttggctaataggactgatggtagaggcagattacccattcgctgtcggatccttacaaggcaccccgacctacatCCCTGATATTGTGAAACCCAGAAGCAATGATGAAGATGGTACATGACAGCTATTTGACAAGTCCAAAAGCCTCTTCAACAATTTTTTTGGTATGAAGTATAATAAACTGAAATGTTGTATAGACCTTTATCTTTTGTTCGGTAAAAGTACATGAATGTGTGAGAAACGGATGAGCAAAAAATGTGGGATTTTATCATATATGCAAAAACTTGCCCTTTTGAATTTTGTCTAACGTTAGTAGTTAGTAGCGTAGTCAAGGGTGCATCATGCAATATTGGCACTCTACACTTGAGACAGACCAAGCGGAACAAAAGTAAACCTTGAATTTTGAGGTTTGAAATATCCTTCTGGTGGCCAAGTTTACATATTTTAAGAAATGCCATTCATTGGTGGTTTTAAAGTTTAAGATATTTGATAGGCTGATGCAGAATTTGTTACAGGAAATAATCACTGTCACCTGCTCAGGTTAACAGGGCATAAtgtgccaggttatgtaatgAAAACAGCTAACGTGTAGCATTTCATCATGTGCAACGACGTCAACAATTTTAATTGGCACATTTTAGGACTGAGAAAAAAGAATTATGGGCCCTTAGTGTCAtcctcagtggtgtaaagtacttaagtttaaaaaaaattttaagtTCTTAAGTAGTTTttcggggtatctgtactttactttactatttatatttttacatttacattcctaaagaaaattatgtgccttttattccatacattttccctgacacccaaaagtacttgttacattttgaatgcttagcaggacaggaaaattatcaaattcacacacttatcaagagaacatccctggtcatccctactgcctctgatctgatctggcgaactcactaaacacaaatgctttgtttgtaaattatgtctgaaggttggagtgtgcccctggctatctgtaaataaaaaagcaagaaaatggtgccatctggtcgATTTAATGtagggaatttgaaatgatttatacttttatttttgatacttaagtatatttaaaaccagatactttgaCTTTttgactcaagtagtattttactgggtgacttcatttttacttgagtaattttctattaaaggtatctttactttttacTTTGGTCATCCTAAAGACAGATTCTCATTCAAACAGGGTCACATAAGACAAACAACTTTAAAGTTGTTTGTCTTATCATAATTTCATAGCTACCCAACCTACTGAGACTTTCTGCAGCTTGATATATGGGTGATTTTCCAAATACGGGATTTTTTCTGTCTCAGGGTTAGATTTTTAAGATCAAATGTTAATTTATTccacgctacagcatacaatgacattctagatgattctgtgcatcCACAGTGTGTTTgctgcagcttgttccagtcgctcaTGAGTCTGACTCAGTAGACTGCAGCCAGTGAATAATAATTTGTTTAATGTCAACCAGTGTTTCCAACCCTGAACATGTATTTCTGCCTAATGCATTGAAGCCCTGTCAtactcgtgtgtgtgtttgtgtgtgtgtgtgtgtgtgtgtgtgtgtgtgtgtgtgtgtgtgtgtgtgtgtgtgtgtgtgtgtgtgtgtgtgtgtgtgtgtgtgtgtgtgtgtgtgtgtgtgtgtgtgtgtgtgtgtgtgtgtgtgtgtgtgtgtgtgtgtaggtggcagggaagtcaggcgctgGAGAAACCAACgtggtgtaactggagtagtttaattattattaaacaaactccaaaaaaccaatgtacataaaaataaacaTGGGTACACATACTCATCGCACACCtatacaaatacacaaacacaataaccacaaacaatctccgacaaggacatgaggggaaacagagggttaaatacacagcatgtaattaatgggattggaaccaggtgtgtaggaagacaagacaaaaccaatggaaaatgaaaaatggatcaatgatggctagaagaccggtgacgtcgaccgccgagcaccaccagaacaaggaggggcatcgacttcggtagaagtcgtgacaagcCCAAAATTGTTCTAAAAGACACTTAAGTTATTGAGGCATGTATCtttgtttttctgaggttttgAATAGTGTGTTCTATGTCTTCAATCAAATTAAACATGTACAACTGTGACATTAAAATATTGAATGGTATTTTTCATCAGTTGTTTTATATGAAATGTAATTTCCGACACACTCTGTCGTTACCACAACGCTAAGTAATTACCATCACGGTACATAGTTCTGATATTGATGATTTTTCCCATATGTGAACCTTTTATATGCTTGTTATTAAGATAATTCCTAAAATAATTTAACATATTGAAATGTTTCTGAGTATCACCAAGGCATATATGGACATTTAGACAGGACAAATACATATAATTAAGAAAACttcaaaatagtaaaaaataaataaaaaaaacatgactaATAATTAATGTGAAATGTTATATAAAATACCTTAGACACAATTTCTGTTATTTCCTTTTCAACTAAAATAGCATATTTTATGACTTGGAGGTAATGACATTTCCCCTCGGGTATTTGTGGAAACCGATAAAAATCTTTATATAGCTTAAATAGCATTTTCAATAACATTCAATATCCAAAAGTGCCCGTATTTGCGAAATCAACCATACATAGCCTGATGTTGTGCGGAGAAGAGGCTGCAGAGCTGTAGGGAAGTCAGGCTGTTGCTCCCCTAGTTGGCCAGCAGATGTAGCCAACAAGCAGCCACACTGTATTTTAGGGCAACCCCAACTAAAAGGGTAACCGAACAATTGTATTTTAGTTTAATTCTTGTAACGTTTTTCATAGTAGGTCACAATAAATTACACATCACCTTGAAATGCATTTGTTGTAAGAAATGTTCTAtagaaataaagtttgattttatcAATGTTACATAGATCATGAGCTAACTGTCTGCATGTAGCCTACTTAAGTTATACGGAAGTCCATGCAACATTAGAGTTACGCAATCATTTCAATTGATGAAAATCTTGTTTCGTGTTACGTGTGCATTTTTAACCACTCAGtcaccagtggcggttctagaccattttaactgggggggggggggcaagctggggcaagttgtactgttagaggggccagttacattagacattattgttgtcatatcgttttcttcactgcattgcaggcattagcaggcaaaagaccatgttcataatcatcatcgttgccactgtctaataacggatgtaaaaaaagaacgatagcaaaaatgtgttatgtaaaaatggtttcatactccacatttaggggggccacaagggggtccaacattgttgtcacaggggcactgcccccccccccccagaaccgctagtttTAGTCACATATTATAATTTTCTATGCGTTCTGGGAAGTGGGCTTGCACCAGAGTTCCAGTGAGAAGAGTCGGGGATCCGCCTCACGCTCCAGGGGTGTGGTATATAGTTCCTGAATAGAAGTAGAACGGTTCCATAAATTCTAGAATTTTAGAAAACGTGACCGTGAAGACTATCTTTTTCTTTGCTTTGTATTAAAGATGGCTTTAGAAATGTATTTAGACCTTTTCTCACAGCCATGTCGCTCGGTGTATATCTTTGCCaagaaaaacaacatttcttttgATTTTATGAAGGTTTCACTTTTGGAAGGTaggttattgtttttattttagaGACTGTGCTTTTAGAGTAGCCAACTTCATTCGATAATTTTCACTGTTAATAGAAGGTTATCTAAAGTTCAGTAGAAAGTCACTTACAGAAGTAGCCTGAAAAGGTATTTttctgaagttggaagtttaagtCAGGTAGGCATCTATTCTTGCTTGCACACAAGTAGTCTAGTCTGTTGTAGGTCTAGTCTACCCTAACCCTGTCCTGGGTTTCTCAACTCCACGATACAGCTTgcactcccaagccataagaccgctgaacaattaatcaaatggctacccgcactatttacattgaccccctatCCCcttttgtttttgcactgctgctacttgctgtttattatctatgcagagtcactttactcctacctatacaataccagtcaaaagtttggacacacctactcattcaagggtttttctttattttgtattattttctacattgtagaataatagtgatgacatcaaaactattaaataacacatatgggatcatgtagtaaccaaaaagtgttaaacaaatcaaaatatatttgagattcttcagagtagccaccctttgccttgatgacagctttgcacactattggcattctctcaaccagcttcacctggaatgtttttccaacagtcttgaaggagttcccacatatgctgagcacttgttggctgctttcccttcactctgaggtccaactcatcccaaaccatctcaattgggttgaagtcgggtgattgtggaggtcaggtcatctgatgcagcactccatcactctccttcttggtcaaatggcccttacacagccaggaggtgttttaggtcattgtcctgttgaaaaacaaatgatagtcccactaagcacaaaccagatgggatggcgtatcgctgcagaatgctgttgtagccatgctggttaagtgtgccttgaattcgaaataaatcactgacagtgtcaccagcaaagcaccatcacacctgctcctccatgcttcaccatgggaatcacacatgcagagatcatccgttcatctactctgcgtctcacaaagatacagcggttagaaccaaaaatcgcaaatttggactcatcagactaaaggtcagatttccaccggtctaatgtccattgttcatgtttcttggcccaagcaagtctcttattattattagtgtcctttagtagtggtttctttgcaggaattcgaccatgaatgcctTATTTACGCAGTCTCCCCTGAATaattaatgttgagatgtgtctgttacttgaactctatgaagcatttatttgggctgcaatttctgaggctggtaactctaatgaacgtatcctctgcagcagaggtaactgggtcttcctttcctgtggtgttcctcatgagagccagtttcatcatagcgcttgatgtttttgcgattgcacttgaagaaatgtaaagtaatgatggactgttgtttctctttgcttatttgagctgttctttccataatatggactttgtcttttcccaaatagggctatcttctgtataccacccctaccttgtcacaacacaactgattggctcaatcgcattaagaaggaaagaaattccacaaattaacttttaacaatgcacacctgttaattgaaattcattcatgaaataagctggttgagaggatggcaacagtgtgcaaagctggtaccccttgtatatagcctcgttattgttattttattgtaaccttttttattttttactttagtttatttagtcaatattttcttaactttgttgttggttaagggcttgtaacggtatttggcgcatgtgagaaatacaatttgatttgattggtttaaggggaggagacaggttaaagaaggatttttaagccttgagacaactgagacatggattgtgtatgtgtaccattcagcgggtgaatgggcaagacaaaatattgaagtgcctttgaacagggtatgataGTAAGTGGCAGGTGcagcggtttgtgtcaagaactgcaacgctgctaggtttttcatgctcaacagtttcccgtgtgtattaagaatggtccaacccccaaaggacatccagccaactggacacaactatgggaagcattggagtcagcatgggccagcatcccggtggaatgctttcgacaccttgtagagtccatgcccctacAAATTGAGGCtgatctgagggcaaaagggggtgacacttaatattaggaaggtgttcctaatggtttgtacagtacactcagtgtaggtgGCTTATTACAGAAGTAAGTCTGTCATGTATCTCTGTCATTCACTACATTTCAGGAGAGCAGTATGGAGAAGAGTTTGGGAAGATCAACATGATCAGGAAAGCTCCTGCAATCCGAGATGGAGACTTCTGCTTGGCTGAAAGGTTGGAATGACAACATTGAGTGTAGATCAACCATCTCTACCTTATCTGATGAGGCAATGTAATAAGACTACTTAACAAATCCTTTGTGATCCCTGGAGTAGCTAAACATATTCTCATTCTGATTTTAGTAATGATGCTAATACAGTGGTGAGGTAAAGAGTTTCAATGACTAAACGGgccaatcatctctgcagcattgcCATCCTGAAGTATCTGGCAGAAAAGTACCAGACCTCAGACCACTGGTATCCAGCCGATCTGCAAAAGCGTGCCCGTGTCAATGAATACCTGTCCTGGCAGCACATGGGCATACGTATGCATGGCTCAAAGATGTTTTGGCTCAGGGTAAGTGATGCTACTACAtgatttgatttagaattgtTTTCAAATTGTTCTTTGGACTTTGTTCAGTCCAACCTAGATAGCAATGTTTACTCAGTAGCATATTAACATCCTTTTTTCCTGTGGTCAAATAAAGTCACACACCAAGAAGATTTAGGTAATAATAATGGTATTATAAACCGGTAAATGTTTCCAGTGTTCCATGTTAGATGTGTGTGCGCGGGCAGTAGTTTGTGAAGAAATAGACTACAGCGTACACATTGCCAAAGCATGAGACTGTGGCTCTTTGAGTTTCACTGACGGAAAACAAATCCCACTACAAGCATTGTTATAAGAATTTGCTGCAGAGCTGTTTTGTACCTCTGTGTCCAAATACCTGTTATGTTAGATTTTGAGAGATGAGGTTGATCTCATGCCTTCTCGTTTTTCATGGCATAATATCAAGTTTCGGCAAATCAACACGTTTGTGTTTTACATTATAAAAAGGCTGCCTGTGTTGTAGCTCTTGATTCCAAAGATCATGGGTGTGGAGGTCCCCAAAGACAAGATGGATGGAGCCCTGGAGGACCTAGAAGGCTCTCTGAAACTCATTGAAGAAAAGTTCATTGGGGACAAGCCCTTTATCGCAGGAGAGCAGATCTCCTTGGCCGACCTGGTGGCCATTGTTGAGATCATGCAGGTGAATTTTTTGCAGATCTTGTCTCTTCTTGCTTCACTGTAGTAGATTAGACCAAGTACGTTTTACATTGACATTCTTTGTCATTtaccagacactcttatccagagtaacttACAGGCGAAATTCGGGTTTAGTGCCTTGCTCAGGagaacattgacagatttttcacctagtcgtctcggggattcgaaccagtgacctttcggttctTGGAAAAACACTCTTAAAACCCCTTAGCTACCTGCAGTGAAATGTCCAAATCAATGACTAAATCTGTGTCTTAGGTCTTTGGTTTGGAGCTGCTTGTTTCCACAAGTGTTAACTAGAACAATTATCGATATATGAAACAAGTATGAATCATCACAAACCTAACAACAATCAATTTTGTTGTAATATATTGTTATATTGTGGGCCTTCTgagtgtatttctgtgttttggtaTCCCACAGCCTGTCGGTTCCGGCTTGGATGTGTTTGAGGGGAGACTTAAGCTAAGTGCCTGGCGAGACAGGGTTCAGGCGGAGATCGGGAAGGAGCTGTTCGATGAGGCTCACCAGGGGATTCTTGCATCCCAGGAAATGGTCAAGAATATGGACAGCAGCAAGATGCAGGTCTTCAAACCCAAGATCTTGAGATTCTTCCTCTGAATGCTCCAATGACAGTGCAGAGTAATTCAAATTAAGCTGGTCCTCAGAGAAATAATCAAACTTGATCTGTTATTTAGCCACTATGCACCATGTAACATAACAGTGCAACATAATAACAAAAACAGCTACATTTCCTCTATGGAAAACATTTCCTGTTAGTGCCAATTACATACATTATGTTTTATTCTAATGTTCTAAAAAGCTTTCACTGTTTTTGATTGACTGAACAACGTATTGAATTCAGACAACCAGGTTTAACGTTTGCAAACAATATATTATCTGTTTCAAAGTTGACTGGGTGGGTGTCCATTTTTTGCTGTCTACATTCTTATGAATCTGTGTGCAATTTACTCATACTGGCTCTTCTTTCGCAACAATTGACCATAGACTAGAGAAGTCTGGCACGCAATAGTGCCTTGTTAGCTGTTGCGTAAAACTATCATGCACCCCAATGGGGAGCTGAAATATGAGATACCTTTTCCTCTCACTCCCTGTGTGGAATTCCTGCAAGTTATGGTGCGTGGGCCATTCTGTGAAATGTTGGCAGGGATAATTCCTTATCtcatgggagagagggaaggaatcaACAGCTGGTATTGACCTTCTCCCGACCTCATGAAGTTGTACCCATAGCCCTATAGCACATGCATTTGTGTTAGGGGAAGAGTTAAGTATTGTGTCTTATGTGTCTTCTAAACAATGTTCTGTGTGTTGACACTCCACTAACTTTAACACCATAAGGCCAGTGTGGTTGGTCTTCTATAATTAAACAGTCTTATTGTTTCCTTGCTATGTTGTGAAATGTGCTTATGATTGTGTAGTATTCCAGAGTGGGGATTGCCCTATCTGTGCCAAAAAGGTCAATATGCCTTGGTTGAGGTATAGCACATGAGTTTTGTCACTGACACTATACTTCTGACCTGGGACATGAACCCAAGGCTATTCCCTTTCTCTCAATAAATTCCCCATGCAAAAGCCAGCCTCACAGACTGGGGGGATTATCCCACCGCTACCACCAGTGTTGCAGTTGAGGTGGAGTAACTTGAGTGGGGCTTGACCTTGCAAATTGCAATTATGGGTAATCATCACTCTACCACATGTACCATAAGGTTTAGATATCTTGGTAGAGGTGGTACACTTTCCCCTTATATCTGAAAAGCGCCTTGTGTCAATTCTGATTTGGTCGTCAAGAGACCAACATTATTTGATTCTAAGAGCCTGGCATAATGTGATGTAGCAACCATGCACATTGTATGTCGACTAACTAGACAGatgtaattcagtaaattgtaatTTGTATGTAACAGATTGGTGTGCAGTAAGCCTACTCACCTACCACCACCCACAGTTTGTCCAAAGCAAATTGGTTATTGCCTATACCAAATCTATGATGGACCTGTCAATCTTTGAGTCAGAATTTTACTGCGCTGTGAACTCATTTGACATTTGCCATGCTAGATGGTAGGCCATATGAAACATTGTGTCTGCTCAAAGTAGCCACTTTCATTATTGGGAAATAAAACTGAGCCGCTACAATCCAAATGTATGCGGAAGACAAAGGCACTGGGAACTTCCAGTGGGAGTGAAAGTTCAGCTGAATGTTCAATTGTTCCAAAACGTCTGACATGCAGGAATGATATAAAAAATGGTCGGGCTATCCTGGTTCTGTCTAAGGATACAAAATAGCGTTTTGAATCCTATGAGGCAGCAAACATGATGAAGAGAGGGGATGTTGTGCGTCCCTCTgtcaatgtttttttaaatattcaaCGCTGAGAATTATTGTCATAAGGAGCTTCAAGGTTGGAACCCTCAACAGAATCACGCAGGCTTTAGTGATTGCATATGTGATCAGGTAAGTGTCGCATAAGGACTAATAATACCAGATTTTAAAATCATttcttaaagctagaatccttaattgaaaaaTAAAGCTGTCAaccacctctgttttggtaaaaagttgAAGAATGGgcttagagaaatgtaatcactcaaatgcatagacagagctatgaatGCAAGGAGTGACCGACTattccatgatatcaaaattatagttttaaccatgtttttgggctatacagtgtttgtttatatttactttgtttacaaacattggagtaaaacaagcttacatTTCAGGTTCTGATGGTGTACGACCGTTGAACTAATCTCATGAGACATTTACAGGATATATTCTTTCAGAAtaaatgggtatatatcattaatATATTAGTCCAAAAATGGATTTAGCAACTAAGGACTCTAGCTTTAAATACCACTTAACATATTGACTTTTGTTTACTTATCAAGCTAAATGTTTGCTCAGTGCCCCGTCACCAAACTGGCATTTCCATCACAAGTATAGCCACAGCTGTCACAATATAGATCCTTTGGAATTACTGCAACTTTTTTCtaggagtggtctcctctctccacctccggttcctccgacgagtccacctcctcctccccctgcgtCCGGCTCCGGCGCGCTTCGtcttgcgctcccgagggagtacgatggagcggcggctgggtgccaggggtttctgctccagctcgagctgtacctggctaccgtgagacctactccctcgggggaggagagtgtgagtgtcctcgtctcctgcctgacgggtcgagctctggagtgggccaacgcggtttggaatggcccagactcggcgagggatcaTTATCCAGAGTTCAGCGGGTGAGCGACTATTCCATcttaggcaggagacgaggagcgcgcaggacttcgcgTTGGATTTCCGGACCTTGGCCGCTGGGgctgggtggaacgacagggccctgatagaccattaCCGGTGTAGTATCCGGTAGGatgtccgcagggagctagcgtgtcgggACACCGCTCTCTCCCTCGACAAACTGATAGACATGTCTCTCTggctggacaatctgctggctgcccgcgggcgttcggaaagGGTCCTGTCTGTTCCACCTCCTAGCACTCCCGCCCCTATTCCTATGGAGTTAGGGGGGACCGTGCCGAGGGGGTACCGGAGGAGGAGGCAGtttgggagtcgagagggcaggcagaacacttctcggtcaccccaggtgagtcagcatcaaactcacccagaaccccctgttggtcacatgtttgtatttatttgtttatgtgacttttctccctcttcccagcataaggcgctagtcgattcaggcgcagctgggaactttatggattgCGGACTCGCCATCAAGTTGGGAATTCCGCTAGTGCCGATAAATCCCCCCTTCCCCgagcactccttagatagccggccattagggtcagggttggtcagggaggccacggttccactggacatggtaacgcaggggaatcataaggaacggattAGTCTCCCCCTTATCTATTCGCCTgcatttccggtggtgctgggggttccCTGGCTGACTAGTCACAATCCCAGGATTTCGTAgagacagggggttctccaggggtggtcagaggagtgttcagggaggtgtatgGAAGTACGCATTCCCCCTGTATATGCCGATTTTGCTATTGCTTTCTGTAAGAACAgcgcgactaaattaccacctcatcgacagggggattgtgcgataaatctccaggtaaacgctgcgcttcccaagagtcacgtgtacccattgtcacaggaggagacgttggctatggagacatatgtcacggaatctctgggacaggggtacattcggccctccatttcacccatCTCCTTGAGTTTCTTTTTGGTGAAAAAAAAGGTCTGCGtctgtgcattgattatagaggccTAAAGGccatcacggtggggtttagttacccgctacctctcatcgctacgccggtggaatcatttcacggagcaagtTTTTTCAcaaaactggacctcaggagcgtgTATAATCTGGTGTATATTtgggatggagacgagtggaaaacagcgtttagtaccacatcaggtcattatgagtacctcgtcatgccgtatgggttaaaga
It encodes:
- the LOC106562827 gene encoding glutathione S-transferase theta-3; translated protein: MALEMYLDLFSQPCRSVYIFAKKNNISFDFMKVSLLEGEQYGEEFGKINMIRKAPAIRDGDFCLAESIAILKYLAEKYQTSDHWYPADLQKRARVNEYLSWQHMGIRMHGSKMFWLRLLIPKIMGVEVPKDKMDGALEDLEGSLKLIEEKFIGDKPFIAGEQISLADLVAIVEIMQPVGSGLDVFEGRLKLSAWRDRVQAEIGKELFDEAHQGILASQEMVKNMDSSKMQVFKPKILRFFL